A window of the Lysinibacillus irui genome harbors these coding sequences:
- a CDS encoding enoyl-ACP reductase FabI — translation MMDNLLQLKDKNIVVMGVANDRSIAWGIAKRLFDVGANVIFTYRQERSLKKLQKQLDNIGQSDSLIVQCDVNSDDSTKAAFDEIGSKVGVIHGIVHSVAFAHAEDLHNRFLETTREGYAFAQDTSAYSLISTAKAAHPYMTEGGSIVTMSYLGAERVLDGYNVMGVAKAALEASMRYLAADIGQDNIRVNAISAGAIRTLAAKGVPSFNTILHKIEETAPLKRNVQQDEVADMTLVMLSHLSRGVTGETIYIDAGYNIMG, via the coding sequence ATGATGGATAATTTATTACAATTAAAAGATAAGAACATTGTTGTTATGGGTGTTGCAAATGATCGAAGTATTGCTTGGGGCATTGCGAAACGCTTATTTGATGTAGGTGCAAACGTCATTTTCACGTATCGTCAAGAACGCTCATTAAAAAAATTACAAAAACAATTAGACAATATTGGACAATCCGATTCTCTCATTGTTCAATGCGACGTAAATAGTGATGACAGTACAAAAGCAGCTTTCGATGAAATCGGCTCTAAGGTTGGCGTTATTCATGGTATTGTTCATTCAGTAGCTTTTGCTCATGCAGAAGATTTACACAATCGCTTCCTTGAAACAACACGTGAAGGCTATGCATTTGCACAAGATACAAGTGCTTATTCATTAATTTCAACAGCAAAAGCAGCTCATCCATACATGACTGAGGGTGGCTCTATTGTCACAATGAGTTACTTAGGTGCAGAACGTGTACTGGATGGCTACAATGTTATGGGTGTAGCAAAGGCTGCATTAGAGGCTTCTATGCGCTATCTTGCTGCTGATATCGGCCAAGATAATATTCGCGTCAATGCTATTTCAGCTGGTGCTATTCGTACTCTTGCTGCAAAAGGTGTCCCATCCTTTAATACAATTTTACACAAAATCGAAGAAACTGCTCCTTTAAAACGTAATGTTCAACAAGACGAAGTAGCAGATATGACGCTTGTGATGCTATCTCACCTATCACGCGGTGTCACTGGTGAAACAATCTACATCGATGCTGGCTATAATATTATGGGTTAA